The Stratiformator vulcanicus genome has a segment encoding these proteins:
- a CDS encoding PASTA domain-containing protein produces MRGSTTLSTGLFSILIVALFGATASAQQAPAQPAKPDPALDKLLQEWHLETKKIEKLNGTHRRWVYDFTFGIEKRAKGKFYFEAPDRGRMDIEGLSDAELAKYPPATNKKVGKPFELRSDANERWICDGARVVEINDKVEEYKLHTIPEQSRGQNIMDGPLPFLFGMPPDKAKQRYKIHIAGRVGKRVKLFILPNWKQDASNWRWAEVILDTTNYLPEAVKLLDPGGAKETTYRFDNMVINRSSLLQWLGGGDPFRPNLRGYKKVQTEQTAAAPPAAPLRKQESKATVPSVVGLHFSKAKEVLQAKGYSPQFHAGGAATAKQQIHHVARQIPEPGSEHKAGEVVHLQYWVDPSEAK; encoded by the coding sequence ATGCGTGGCTCCACGACTCTCTCTACCGGCCTGTTTTCGATTCTGATTGTCGCGCTCTTCGGGGCGACGGCATCAGCGCAGCAGGCGCCTGCTCAACCCGCCAAGCCCGATCCAGCGCTCGACAAGCTGCTCCAGGAGTGGCATCTCGAGACCAAAAAGATCGAGAAGCTCAACGGGACGCACCGCCGCTGGGTGTACGACTTCACGTTCGGCATCGAAAAGCGCGCCAAAGGGAAGTTTTATTTTGAAGCGCCCGATCGCGGACGCATGGATATCGAAGGCCTCAGCGACGCGGAACTCGCGAAATACCCGCCGGCGACAAATAAGAAGGTGGGAAAGCCGTTTGAACTTCGATCCGACGCCAATGAGCGATGGATTTGCGACGGCGCACGGGTGGTCGAAATCAATGACAAGGTCGAAGAGTACAAACTCCACACGATCCCGGAGCAAAGCCGCGGGCAGAATATCATGGACGGCCCGCTGCCGTTTCTGTTCGGCATGCCGCCGGACAAAGCGAAACAGCGCTATAAAATTCACATCGCGGGCCGCGTTGGCAAGCGGGTCAAGTTGTTCATCCTGCCGAACTGGAAGCAAGATGCGTCAAACTGGCGGTGGGCCGAGGTCATCCTAGATACGACCAACTACCTGCCCGAAGCCGTGAAACTGCTCGATCCCGGCGGTGCGAAAGAGACGACTTACCGCTTTGATAACATGGTGATCAACCGGAGCAGCCTGCTGCAATGGCTCGGTGGCGGCGACCCGTTCCGGCCGAATCTCCGGGGTTACAAGAAGGTGCAAACCGAACAGACCGCAGCGGCTCCGCCGGCGGCGCCATTGCGCAAGCAGGAGTCCAAGGCGACGGTTCCTTCGGTCGTGGGCCTGCACTTCAGCAAAGCCAAAGAAGTCCTGCAGGCCAAAGGCTACAGCCCACAGTTTCATGCCGGCGGCGCAGCCACCGCGAAACAGCAGATCCATCACGTCGCCCGGCAAATTCCCGAACCCGGCTCAGAACACAAGGCCGGAGAGGTCGTGCACCTGCAATACTGGGTCGACCCCAGCGAAGCAAAATAG
- the bfr gene encoding bacterioferritin: MKGSEKVIDALNGGLTIELTAINLYFIHAKMCNDWGLFELGKHFYEESMEEMVHAEKVIDRILFLEGVPEIARYHTIKVGKTPEEQIANGLELEMVGQRAYNEGIKVAVEEGDNGTRDLMSRLLIETEESVDWAEAQQELIKMIGLQNYLQQRTGSISNPGASDGEA, encoded by the coding sequence ATGAAGGGAAGCGAGAAGGTTATTGATGCGTTGAACGGAGGACTCACGATCGAACTGACGGCGATCAACCTCTATTTCATTCACGCGAAGATGTGCAACGACTGGGGGCTGTTCGAACTCGGCAAGCACTTCTACGAGGAATCGATGGAGGAGATGGTCCACGCCGAAAAGGTGATCGACCGTATCCTGTTCCTCGAAGGTGTGCCCGAGATCGCCCGCTATCACACGATCAAAGTGGGCAAGACACCCGAAGAGCAAATCGCCAACGGTCTTGAACTCGAGATGGTCGGCCAGAGGGCCTACAACGAGGGCATCAAAGTCGCCGTTGAAGAAGGTGACAACGGAACACGCGATCTGATGAGTCGCCTGCTGATTGAAACCGAAGAGAGTGTCGATTGGGCCGAAGCCCAGCAGGAACTCATCAAGATGATCGGCTTGCAGAACTACCTGCAGCAGCGAACCGGCAGCATCTCCAATCCCGGCGCATCCGACGGCGAGGCGTGA
- a CDS encoding RNA polymerase sigma factor, whose protein sequence is MPSSEADRLLVGQVRTGDERAWEELIARFEGRLIAYVDARLRNRSRSEDVVQETFIGFLTSLPNYDEATPLDSFLFSIAAHKLTDLLRREGRRPTVPLFANSSWGSSSEPAGRGRRASSMMRSREGKVAERRVIEDCLADLIIGWKGSGDWERLKCLELLLVSGMGNKDVARELGITEQAVANHKFFVVAKLKDAAANARVRDFRIEEYGLSDTHV, encoded by the coding sequence ATGCCTTCATCGGAAGCGGATCGATTGCTGGTGGGCCAAGTTCGCACGGGCGATGAACGCGCGTGGGAAGAACTCATCGCGCGGTTCGAAGGAAGACTGATCGCCTATGTCGATGCGCGGTTGCGAAATCGCTCCCGCAGCGAAGACGTGGTGCAGGAAACCTTCATCGGCTTCCTCACGAGCCTGCCGAATTACGACGAAGCAACGCCGCTCGATTCGTTTTTATTCTCAATCGCCGCTCACAAGCTGACCGACCTGTTGCGTCGCGAGGGACGCCGGCCGACGGTGCCACTATTCGCGAACAGTTCGTGGGGATCGTCGAGCGAACCGGCCGGGCGAGGTCGACGGGCTTCGAGCATGATGCGCTCGCGCGAAGGCAAGGTCGCCGAGCGGCGGGTCATTGAAGACTGTCTGGCCGACCTGATCATCGGTTGGAAGGGGTCTGGCGACTGGGAGCGGCTCAAGTGCCTGGAGCTTTTGCTTGTCTCCGGTATGGGAAATAAAGACGTTGCCCGCGAACTCGGGATCACCGAACAGGCCGTGGCGAATCACAAATTTTTCGTCGTTGCAAAATTGAAGGACGCAGCCGCGAATGCCCGCGTCAGAGATTTCCGCATCGAAGAATATGGCCTGAGCGACACCCACGTTTAG
- a CDS encoding (2Fe-2S)-binding protein — MTPPAAPVADTALTAGAHARFLCHCLKVREDEVRTAVHSGCRSVQEVTMLCGAGGGCTACHRKIRRVLPADE, encoded by the coding sequence ATGACTCCTCCCGCCGCACCAGTCGCCGATACCGCACTTACTGCAGGGGCGCACGCCCGCTTCCTCTGCCATTGCCTGAAGGTCCGCGAAGACGAAGTCCGCACGGCGGTCCATTCGGGATGCCGCTCGGTGCAGGAAGTCACGATGTTGTGCGGCGCCGGCGGCGGATGCACCGCCTGCCACCGCAAGATTCGTCGCGTGCTGCCCGCCGACGAATAG
- a CDS encoding NUDIX hydrolase: MSDSETTLHAGKHLRFVIRDGWEYVTRQNVTGIVCVAAVVDECLLLVEQYREPIRSRTIELPAGLAGDDPQFEGESLAQTAIRELEEETGHTAERMVYLTEGPASSGLTSEVITFYRAEGVRQIGEGGGDDSEDITVHKVPMDDVDAFLDEKSRSGFLVDPKVYAGLYFITRNV, translated from the coding sequence ATGAGCGATTCCGAAACCACCCTTCACGCCGGGAAGCATCTCCGCTTTGTCATTCGCGACGGCTGGGAGTACGTCACCCGGCAGAACGTCACGGGTATCGTCTGCGTGGCGGCGGTCGTCGATGAGTGCCTGCTGTTAGTGGAGCAATACCGCGAACCGATCCGCAGCCGGACGATCGAACTCCCCGCGGGACTGGCGGGCGATGATCCGCAATTCGAAGGCGAGTCGCTTGCACAGACAGCGATTCGAGAACTGGAAGAGGAGACCGGCCACACCGCCGAGCGGATGGTCTATCTCACCGAAGGCCCCGCCTCATCCGGCCTGACGAGTGAAGTCATCACGTTTTACCGAGCCGAGGGGGTTCGCCAAATCGGCGAAGGTGGCGGCGACGATTCCGAAGACATCACGGTGCACAAAGTGCCGATGGACGATGTCGACGCATTTCTCGATGAGAAATCGCGCTCCGGGTTTCTCGTCGACCCGAAGGTCTACGCGGGGCTTTATTTCATTACCCGCAACGTTTAG
- a CDS encoding response regulator transcription factor, translating to MPSEPLRILVIEEHQILRESLHMLLNQDERFTLCDSMDADEALKWLNCPDQEADVVLIGLRAEDDQSRAVKLVRKACPDAAVIGMVGIIEDHTKYEEAGCDAVWDKSTPPHELIDRIAEFMTE from the coding sequence ATGCCAAGCGAGCCACTGCGAATACTGGTCATCGAAGAACATCAGATTCTGAGGGAATCGCTACACATGCTGCTGAACCAGGATGAGCGGTTCACCCTGTGCGATTCGATGGATGCCGACGAAGCCCTCAAATGGCTCAACTGTCCTGATCAGGAGGCTGATGTCGTGCTGATCGGCCTGCGGGCCGAAGATGACCAGAGCAGGGCGGTCAAACTGGTCCGGAAAGCTTGTCCGGACGCGGCGGTCATCGGGATGGTCGGAATTATCGAAGACCATACCAAATACGAGGAAGCCGGGTGTGATGCGGTCTGGGACAAGTCGACCCCGCCTCATGAATTGATCGACCGCATCGCGGAATTCATGACCGAGTGA
- a CDS encoding VOC family protein, giving the protein MQLRELAFFTDDVPALAKWWSTILGQSPDYSSDGITTFDLSGVTILIHKTYVPEDGDPPCEDHVAFSVDDIDTSVALLAENGIESVVPPRDYPWGRSAYLRDTAQHLIELQQSDE; this is encoded by the coding sequence TTGCAGCTAAGAGAATTGGCGTTTTTTACTGACGACGTACCTGCTCTCGCGAAGTGGTGGTCGACCATTTTGGGTCAGTCACCAGATTATTCGAGCGACGGGATCACCACGTTCGACCTATCGGGCGTGACGATCTTGATCCACAAGACTTATGTGCCGGAAGACGGTGATCCGCCTTGCGAAGATCATGTCGCATTTAGCGTCGACGACATCGACACGTCCGTCGCATTACTAGCTGAAAACGGAATCGAATCGGTTGTTCCGCCTCGCGACTATCCGTGGGGACGCTCGGCATACCTCAGAGATACCGCGCAGCACCTGATCGAATTACAACAGTCAGACGAATGA
- a CDS encoding PLDc N-terminal domain-containing protein, whose product MASIEAALYFAVFIAVAATLFAAFTIWLWMLFECVMYEPDEGPSRGIWLTLMFLIGPIGSLIYFCFRRRERIELYGE is encoded by the coding sequence ATGGCGTCCATCGAAGCGGCTCTGTACTTCGCAGTCTTCATCGCCGTCGCGGCAACGCTGTTCGCCGCGTTTACGATCTGGCTGTGGATGCTCTTCGAATGCGTGATGTACGAGCCGGACGAGGGACCCTCTCGGGGGATATGGCTGACCCTGATGTTTCTCATCGGGCCGATCGGATCGCTCATTTACTTCTGCTTTCGCCGACGAGAACGCATCGAACTGTACGGGGAGTAA
- the egtB gene encoding ergothioneine biosynthesis protein EgtB yields MSRFPSEPRSDKAGLESHPQQGDALTSRFLQTREWTEKLCEPLSAEDCAVQSMVDASPAKWHLAHTTWFFETFLLRPYLPKYQVFHRRFSYLFNSYYNAVGDRHPRPQRGMLTRPPLEDVFAYRAHIDRHMAELLDTNESIETARLIEIGIHHEQQHQELLLTDVKHLLSCNPLLPAYREEDPRPICGDGTDQATESQFFTYEGGVREIGHRGDVFCYDNERPRHEVLLSSFRLAARPVGNAEYAAFIDDGGYRRPELWLSLGWDIAQRDRWERPMYWADHEGREAFTLYGARPLDAEAPVSHLSFYEADAFARWSGKRLPTEAEWEIAAADLTPETVETANLAETNLLEPIATNDDAVDRPAQMLGDVWEWTASPYVGYPGYRPPAGALGEYNGKFMSNQMVLRGGSAVTPQSHVRKTYRNFFPPEARWQFGGFRLAEDA; encoded by the coding sequence ATGTCACGTTTTCCCAGCGAACCGAGGTCGGACAAAGCCGGACTCGAATCGCATCCGCAGCAGGGCGATGCTCTGACCTCTCGCTTTTTGCAGACCCGCGAGTGGACTGAGAAACTTTGCGAACCTCTCTCGGCCGAAGACTGCGCGGTTCAGTCGATGGTCGACGCGAGCCCTGCCAAGTGGCATCTGGCCCACACGACCTGGTTCTTCGAAACGTTTCTGCTGCGGCCCTACCTGCCGAAATACCAGGTTTTTCATCGGCGGTTCAGCTACCTGTTCAACTCGTATTACAACGCCGTCGGCGATCGCCATCCGCGTCCGCAGCGCGGGATGCTGACGCGTCCGCCGCTTGAGGATGTCTTCGCGTATCGGGCTCATATCGATCGTCACATGGCGGAACTGCTCGACACGAATGAATCGATTGAGACCGCCCGGCTGATCGAAATCGGGATTCATCACGAACAGCAGCATCAGGAACTCCTGCTGACCGACGTCAAACACCTGCTGTCCTGCAATCCGCTGCTGCCGGCCTATCGGGAAGAGGATCCGCGACCGATTTGCGGCGACGGAACAGATCAGGCCACAGAGTCGCAATTTTTCACCTACGAAGGCGGTGTTCGCGAAATCGGTCATCGGGGCGACGTGTTTTGCTACGACAACGAGCGGCCCCGGCATGAAGTCCTGCTTAGCTCGTTCCGCTTGGCCGCTCGGCCGGTCGGCAACGCCGAATACGCGGCGTTCATCGACGACGGCGGATACCGCAGACCGGAACTGTGGCTGTCGCTTGGATGGGATATCGCTCAACGGGATCGTTGGGAGCGGCCCATGTACTGGGCAGATCACGAGGGACGAGAGGCATTTACGCTCTATGGAGCCCGTCCGCTCGACGCCGAAGCGCCGGTCAGCCATCTGAGTTTCTATGAAGCGGATGCGTTTGCCCGTTGGTCGGGTAAGCGTCTACCAACAGAGGCGGAATGGGAAATCGCCGCCGCAGACCTCACACCGGAGACGGTGGAGACGGCTAATCTAGCGGAAACGAATTTACTCGAGCCGATCGCCACCAATGACGATGCGGTCGATCGACCGGCTCAAATGCTGGGAGACGTTTGGGAGTGGACCGCCAGTCCCTACGTGGGATATCCCGGCTATCGCCCGCCCGCCGGGGCATTGGGCGAGTACAACGGCAAGTTCATGTCGAATCAGATGGTGCTGCGCGGCGGTTCGGCGGTCACCCCGCAAAGCCATGTGCGGAAGACCTATCGAAACTTCTTCCCCCCGGAAGCGCGCTGGCAGTTCGGGGGATTCAGGCTGGCTGAGGATGCCTGA
- the xerD gene encoding site-specific tyrosine recombinase XerD, with protein MPARKRPPAGSKFFSRRPASLELHLEPFRHYLEAECGMSLNTLKAYTADLKRFADWFAKHGPPSLSDVSLKLLGEYLDDLYAAELSATSIARHLVSIRMFFRYLMLEGVVAESAAELIESPKLWQRLPSVLSPEQVDRLLLAPDPTDRYYLRDRAILCLMYATGCRTSEVIGLAQKDVRLEENFCRVLGKGNKERLVSLNPVARAALESYLKHERPTIARPDSEMLFVSRSGRPLTRIMIWNLVKRYAARIGASSKVSPHTLRHSFATHMLAGGAEIRALQEILGHASIRTTQRYTHVDHSRLKAIHSAHHPRG; from the coding sequence GTGCCAGCCCGTAAACGCCCTCCCGCCGGTTCCAAGTTCTTTTCGCGGCGTCCCGCGTCGCTGGAACTGCACCTTGAACCCTTTCGGCACTACCTCGAAGCCGAATGCGGGATGTCGCTCAATACGCTCAAGGCATATACCGCCGACTTGAAACGGTTTGCCGACTGGTTCGCCAAGCATGGCCCGCCGAGCCTGTCCGACGTCTCGCTGAAATTGCTCGGCGAATATCTCGACGACCTCTACGCCGCGGAACTGTCGGCGACCTCGATCGCCCGGCATCTGGTTTCGATCCGGATGTTCTTTCGGTATCTGATGCTCGAAGGGGTCGTCGCCGAGAGCGCGGCCGAGTTGATTGAGTCGCCGAAGTTGTGGCAGCGGCTGCCGAGTGTTCTCAGCCCCGAACAGGTCGATCGGCTGCTGCTCGCGCCCGACCCGACCGATCGCTACTACCTCCGTGATCGAGCCATCCTCTGCCTGATGTACGCCACCGGCTGCCGGACGTCGGAGGTGATCGGTCTGGCCCAAAAAGATGTCCGGCTGGAAGAAAACTTCTGCCGCGTGCTCGGCAAGGGCAACAAGGAACGTCTCGTCTCGCTCAACCCCGTCGCCCGCGCGGCACTGGAGTCCTATCTGAAGCACGAACGTCCGACGATCGCCCGGCCTGACTCCGAAATGCTGTTCGTCTCGCGTTCCGGTCGACCGCTCACGCGGATCATGATTTGGAACCTCGTGAAGCGCTACGCGGCCCGCATCGGTGCGAGCAGCAAGGTCAGCCCGCACACGCTGCGGCACAGTTTCGCAACGCACATGCTCGCCGGCGGAGCGGAGATCCGGGCCCTTCAGGAAATCCTCGGCCACGCGAGCATCCGCACGACCCAGCGCTACACCCACGTCGACCACAGCCGACTCAAAGCGATCCACTCAGCGCATCACCCGCGTGGATAA
- a CDS encoding histidine phosphatase family protein, translating to MSAPKDRRMSDKNTLLYLVRHGATSANEQRPYILQGSSVDLPLSPTGRSQAEAVGRQLAEIPLQAIYASTMVRAVETAGEVARHHDLSPQTDSRLIEVDVGLWESLDWGTIERDFPDDYAAFRRDSGNTPYLGGESYAQVLNRVRPVFDELIEKHRGESFAVVAHNVVNRAYLSHLLGQSISEAKDIEQTNCCVNIIEDSPAKQRRRVKTLNADFHITAN from the coding sequence ATGAGCGCTCCGAAAGATCGCCGGATGTCCGACAAGAACACTCTGTTATATTTGGTCCGTCACGGAGCCACTTCGGCGAACGAACAGCGACCCTATATTCTGCAGGGGTCCTCGGTCGACCTCCCGCTCAGTCCGACCGGCCGCTCTCAGGCCGAAGCCGTCGGGCGACAGCTTGCCGAAATCCCGCTTCAAGCGATCTACGCCAGCACGATGGTCCGCGCCGTAGAGACAGCGGGCGAAGTCGCTCGGCATCACGATTTGTCACCACAAACCGATTCCCGACTGATCGAAGTCGATGTCGGCCTCTGGGAGTCACTCGACTGGGGCACGATCGAGCGAGATTTTCCGGACGACTACGCCGCCTTTCGTCGCGATTCAGGCAACACACCTTATCTTGGCGGCGAGAGCTACGCCCAAGTGCTGAACCGGGTTCGACCGGTCTTCGACGAATTGATCGAGAAGCATCGCGGCGAATCGTTCGCGGTCGTGGCGCACAACGTGGTCAACCGGGCTTATCTATCTCACCTGCTCGGCCAGTCGATTTCCGAGGCGAAAGATATCGAGCAGACCAATTGCTGCGTCAATATTATTGAAGACTCTCCCGCCAAACAGCGTCGCCGTGTCAAGACGCTCAACGCCGACTTCCACATCACGGCCAACTGA
- a CDS encoding serine/threonine-protein kinase: MKFTYPPNSQPLSGYTINRAIHRGGFGEVYYALSDGGKEVALKLLHQHTDVELRGARQCLNLSHPNLVTIFDIREDENGDHWVVMEYVDGPRLSDVLDRRGRLSVEETLAWLEGMAGGLTYLHNRGLVHRDLKPSNVFREGETVKVGDVGLSKFISESRRSAHTQSVGTVYYMAPEVAKGRYGREVDVYALGVMTYEMLTGDLPFDGESTGEILMKHLTDKPDLSGVPEHLRPVLAAALEKDPQKRTATVGDLVENFRAVADVSSPTPLRSAVRTTAIGPEASLNLSTDANAPREAALDIPEESFHGRKLAASRGTLLDMPAGLFGSVGGLILALGYSAQMPGPPMGKALLLGLGVVGGFLVSEGFARAIWRDYARSQPDHSQALEVGFWKAVTALWVMVIVAAFAFPQVLGIPRPLGMFVGIGAAVFFAFVKPHSRSKSLRRKSERFRQVRSQNRCRSGTGRKSAVQCRTYSPATPRVETPRSIPAVRRAKEMSGAFVISTFAAGFLAFVLAAFNFMPPEAAIAFGTTTALGSSLVVSTAKLREGAGQTRGRRWLIAGAGVLVGLFAFAMNDWLMVSPERIGEPDALLRNLHDVSPGLQMKDGIAPTAFAYASFFALLFGVRRWWRHVDSYRRYRFNISTVLVTAGVGWLLTLFVYFPHDLGPLWAAAIATIAQVAAPWTPPKDRQAA; this comes from the coding sequence ATGAAGTTCACCTACCCTCCGAATTCGCAGCCGCTCAGCGGCTACACGATCAACCGCGCGATTCATCGCGGCGGCTTCGGAGAGGTTTACTACGCGCTGTCGGACGGCGGCAAAGAGGTCGCGCTGAAGTTGTTGCATCAGCACACCGACGTCGAACTCCGCGGCGCGCGGCAGTGTCTCAATCTCAGCCATCCGAACCTCGTCACGATTTTCGATATCCGCGAGGACGAAAACGGCGACCATTGGGTCGTGATGGAATACGTCGACGGCCCCCGGCTTTCCGATGTACTCGACCGCCGCGGTCGGCTCTCTGTCGAAGAGACACTCGCATGGCTCGAGGGCATGGCGGGCGGACTGACTTATCTGCACAACCGCGGCCTCGTTCACCGCGATCTGAAGCCCTCGAACGTATTTCGCGAGGGAGAGACCGTCAAAGTCGGCGACGTCGGACTCTCGAAGTTCATCAGCGAGAGTCGACGCAGCGCCCACACTCAATCGGTCGGCACCGTCTATTACATGGCCCCGGAAGTCGCCAAGGGCCGCTACGGTCGCGAGGTCGACGTCTACGCCCTCGGCGTGATGACCTACGAGATGCTCACCGGTGATTTACCTTTCGACGGTGAGTCGACGGGTGAGATATTGATGAAGCACCTGACCGACAAGCCGGATCTGTCCGGCGTGCCGGAACACCTCCGCCCGGTTCTGGCTGCCGCACTTGAGAAAGATCCGCAAAAACGGACCGCGACGGTCGGTGACCTGGTCGAGAACTTTCGAGCCGTTGCGGATGTGTCGTCGCCGACTCCACTCCGCAGCGCGGTCCGCACGACTGCCATTGGTCCAGAAGCTTCATTGAATCTGTCGACAGACGCAAATGCGCCTCGCGAAGCGGCGCTCGATATCCCGGAAGAGTCATTCCACGGCCGAAAACTTGCTGCCTCACGGGGAACGTTGCTCGACATGCCGGCTGGTTTGTTCGGCAGTGTCGGCGGTCTGATTCTCGCGCTCGGTTACAGCGCGCAAATGCCCGGCCCGCCGATGGGCAAAGCGTTGCTGCTTGGGTTGGGAGTTGTGGGTGGATTTCTGGTCTCCGAAGGTTTTGCCCGCGCGATTTGGCGCGACTACGCACGCTCTCAGCCCGATCACTCGCAGGCCTTGGAAGTCGGTTTCTGGAAGGCGGTGACGGCACTGTGGGTGATGGTCATCGTTGCCGCGTTCGCGTTTCCGCAAGTGCTCGGAATTCCGCGACCGCTCGGCATGTTTGTCGGGATCGGGGCAGCAGTCTTCTTCGCGTTCGTTAAACCGCATTCACGGTCGAAGTCGCTACGCCGGAAGAGTGAGCGGTTTCGGCAAGTCCGAAGTCAGAACCGATGTCGCTCCGGGACTGGGAGGAAATCAGCGGTGCAGTGCCGGACCTATTCACCGGCCACGCCGAGAGTCGAAACACCCCGATCGATCCCTGCCGTTCGACGAGCGAAAGAGATGTCCGGGGCATTCGTTATTTCGACGTTCGCAGCAGGGTTTCTGGCTTTCGTCCTCGCAGCATTCAACTTTATGCCGCCGGAAGCGGCGATTGCCTTCGGCACGACGACGGCACTGGGATCGTCGCTCGTCGTCTCGACCGCCAAACTCCGCGAAGGTGCGGGGCAGACCCGCGGTCGCCGATGGTTGATCGCCGGTGCTGGTGTCCTCGTCGGCTTATTCGCCTTCGCGATGAACGACTGGCTGATGGTCAGTCCGGAACGGATCGGTGAACCCGACGCCTTGCTGCGAAACCTGCACGATGTCTCGCCCGGCTTGCAGATGAAAGACGGCATCGCCCCCACGGCATTCGCTTACGCGTCATTTTTCGCCCTGCTGTTCGGCGTCCGTCGTTGGTGGCGGCACGTCGATTCATATCGCAGGTATCGATTCAACATCTCAACGGTATTGGTCACGGCCGGTGTGGGTTGGCTGCTGACGTTATTCGTTTACTTCCCGCATGATCTCGGCCCGCTCTGGGCAGCGGCAATCGCGACGATCGCACAGGTCGCCGCGCCGTGGACACCGCCGAAAGATCGGCAGGCCGCCTGA